Proteins from a genomic interval of Croceicoccus naphthovorans:
- a CDS encoding DUF1244 domain-containing protein gives MPETTVDDLSDAVAAAAFRRLVKHLQHRHDAQNIDLMGLSGFCRNCLADWIRDAGYEGDKAEARAVIHGMPMDEWKDRYQTPATPEQLARMEASVVKNR, from the coding sequence ATGCCCGAAACAACTGTCGACGACCTGTCCGACGCAGTCGCCGCCGCCGCATTCCGCCGGTTGGTCAAGCACCTTCAACATCGCCACGATGCGCAGAACATCGACCTGATGGGCCTGTCGGGCTTTTGCCGGAACTGCCTTGCCGACTGGATCCGCGATGCCGGGTACGAAGGCGACAAGGCAGAGGCGCGCGCCGTGATCCACGGCATGCCGATGGACGAATGGAAAGACCGCTACCAGACCCCCGCCACGCCCGAGCAACTGGCGCGGATGGAAGCAAGCGTGGTTAAGAACCGCTGA
- a CDS encoding epimerase → MRVLIFGLGYSAKHIAARLAQGGWSVRATGSDGDIVFGDAAAVDAALAEADAVLSSVPPARDGAEPVLDTYGAALAGFRGWIGYLSSTGVYGDAGGAWVDESSPVGTGRRSARTESDARWLALGARVFRLPGIYGPNSDGKGRSALDRVRKGRAHRIDIPGQVFSRVHVEDIAQGVALGLDAPAGAYNLADDYPCSQNELIEHACQMLRVPVPPIQTLEEANLSPMARGFYAENRRVANGKAKRVLGWAPIYPTYREGLAACLERDDQTDEG, encoded by the coding sequence ATGCGCGTCCTGATCTTCGGCCTCGGCTATTCGGCAAAGCACATTGCGGCGCGACTGGCGCAGGGTGGCTGGTCGGTGCGGGCGACGGGCAGCGACGGCGACATCGTGTTTGGCGATGCGGCGGCGGTTGATGCCGCACTGGCAGAGGCGGATGCGGTGCTGTCCTCGGTGCCGCCCGCGCGCGATGGGGCAGAGCCGGTGCTCGATACCTATGGCGCGGCGCTGGCGGGGTTTCGTGGGTGGATCGGGTACTTGTCCTCCACCGGCGTCTATGGCGATGCGGGCGGGGCGTGGGTGGACGAGAGTTCGCCGGTCGGCACCGGACGGCGCAGCGCGCGGACAGAATCGGATGCGCGCTGGTTGGCGCTGGGCGCGCGCGTGTTTCGTTTGCCCGGCATTTACGGACCCAATTCAGACGGGAAGGGCCGCTCGGCGCTGGACCGGGTGCGCAAGGGGCGGGCGCATCGGATCGACATTCCGGGGCAGGTGTTCAGCCGCGTCCATGTCGAGGACATTGCGCAGGGCGTGGCGCTGGGGCTGGATGCTCCGGCGGGGGCCTATAACCTCGCCGACGATTACCCTTGTTCGCAGAACGAGTTGATCGAACACGCCTGCCAGATGCTGCGCGTGCCGGTTCCGCCGATTCAGACGCTGGAGGAGGCGAACCTGTCGCCGATGGCGCGCGGATTCTATGCGGAAAACCGCCGTGTCGCGAACGGCAAGGCGAAGCGGGTGCTGGGCTGGGCGCCGATCTATCCCACCTATCGCGAGGGGTTAGCGGCGTGCCTTGAGCGCGATGATCAGACCGACGAAGGCTAG
- the pgeF gene encoding peptidoglycan editing factor PgeF, whose translation MVDRIETKSLNGVAHGFLGRRGGVSTGQYAGLNVGTGSDDLPRAVEANRTIAAEAVLPGAELATVYQVHSAEVVRIDTPFPLDARPEADAMVTDRPGVLLGILTADCAPVLLADTQAGVIGAAHAGWRGAFAGVCDHTAAAMEELGADRSRIAAAIGPCIAQASYEVDEGFYLRFLAEDEAFDRFFKPGRVGHHQFDLASFVAADLAKAGVTRVEITGHDTYADETRFFSYRRATQAGESGYGRQISLIGLPA comes from the coding sequence ATGGTCGACAGGATTGAGACGAAATCGCTGAACGGTGTTGCGCACGGCTTCCTCGGGCGGCGCGGCGGGGTATCGACCGGGCAATATGCCGGGCTGAACGTCGGCACCGGGTCCGACGACCTGCCCCGCGCGGTCGAAGCCAATCGCACCATTGCTGCAGAGGCCGTGCTCCCCGGCGCGGAACTGGCGACCGTCTATCAGGTCCACTCCGCCGAGGTGGTGCGGATCGACACGCCCTTCCCGCTGGACGCGCGGCCAGAGGCGGACGCGATGGTCACCGACCGGCCCGGCGTCTTGCTGGGCATCCTCACCGCCGATTGCGCGCCGGTGCTGTTGGCCGATACGCAGGCGGGCGTGATCGGCGCGGCCCATGCGGGCTGGCGCGGAGCCTTTGCGGGCGTGTGCGACCATACCGCCGCCGCGATGGAAGAATTGGGCGCCGACCGCAGCCGCATCGCCGCCGCCATCGGCCCCTGCATCGCTCAGGCAAGTTACGAAGTGGACGAAGGGTTCTACCTGCGCTTTCTGGCCGAGGACGAGGCGTTTGACCGTTTCTTCAAGCCGGGGCGCGTGGGCCATCACCAGTTCGACCTCGCTTCGTTTGTCGCCGCCGATCTGGCCAAGGCAGGCGTTACCCGCGTGGAGATCACCGGACACGATACCTATGCGGACGAAACGCGCTTCTTCTCCTACCGCCGCGCGACGCAGGCGGGGGAAAGCGGATACGGTCGCCAGATCAGCCTGATCGGGCTGCCTGCGTGA
- the pepN gene encoding aminopeptidase N — MDIATNPSNPAGNPEMADAAVEPHDPATIFRNNYTPPSWLVPEISLDFDLGTELTKCVATLKVERNPDGDGDQTLHLCGDNIAVMTLKVDGNDAEGWSMSGSNLLLPLPGSAHEVTIETHLHPATNSQLMGLYASGGMLCTQCEAEGFRRITFFPDRPDVLSRYTVRMEGPKDQFPVLLSNGNLADSGDGADGRHWAVWDDPWPKPSYLFALVAGQLVANRDTFTTCGGRKVDLAVWVREGDLERTDHAMRSLIASMKWDEETFGREYDLDQFNIVAVSDFNMGAMENKGLNIFNTRYVLADPETATDGDYDGVEGVVGHEYFHNWSGNRITCRDWFQLSLKEGFTVLRDQLFSADMGSEPVKRIEDVRILRAAQFPEDSGPLAHPIRPDSYQEISNFYTATVYNKGAEVIRMMKTLAGDDAFRKGTDLYFDRHDGEAATCEDFIKSMEDGAGLDLTQFRRWYEQAGTPRVTMQSEFDQSTGTVTLHFTQKVPATPGQPNKQPVPIPLKVALFDRDSGTHTGEKLLVLDKARQDFTFDGFAKPPVVSVNRAFTAPIQLDAEAHDDDLVFLAANDDDAFARYEALQQLVTRELLGTIEHGPDEKRRGAIAEAMGKVLDDDQIDDLMRGELMMLPSIAFLLELAAPANPVALHEARERLKGHIGTRLRDKLIALHERASAVPYGLDADARGARKVKTQALVMLAAADQKEAAARAAAQYRTATNMTDRQGAMMVLAGIDCPERSELVADFHKRFEGNALVIDKWFSLQANALDPKVLDTVEALAKHPDFTIKNPNRVRSLYMTMAGNAAAFHDESGRGYRMIADLVLALDPINAQTAARFIPALGRWRKIEPGRAALMRAELERIAAAPNLSKDTREQVSKSLDG, encoded by the coding sequence ATGGATATCGCGACGAACCCCTCAAACCCCGCCGGAAACCCCGAGATGGCCGATGCCGCCGTAGAGCCGCACGATCCGGCCACGATCTTCCGCAACAATTACACCCCGCCTTCGTGGCTCGTGCCCGAGATCAGTCTCGACTTCGACCTCGGCACCGAACTGACCAAGTGCGTCGCAACGCTGAAGGTAGAGCGCAATCCCGACGGCGATGGCGACCAGACGCTGCACCTGTGCGGCGACAATATCGCGGTCATGACCCTGAAGGTCGACGGCAACGATGCCGAGGGTTGGTCGATGAGCGGCTCCAACCTGCTGCTCCCCCTGCCCGGCAGCGCGCACGAAGTGACGATCGAAACACACCTTCACCCGGCAACGAACAGCCAGCTGATGGGCCTGTACGCCAGCGGCGGGATGCTCTGCACCCAGTGTGAGGCCGAAGGGTTCCGCCGCATCACCTTCTTCCCCGACCGGCCCGACGTCCTGTCGCGCTATACCGTGCGGATGGAAGGGCCGAAGGACCAGTTCCCGGTGCTGCTCTCCAACGGCAACCTTGCCGACAGCGGAGACGGGGCCGACGGTCGCCACTGGGCGGTCTGGGACGATCCGTGGCCAAAGCCGAGCTATCTTTTCGCGCTCGTCGCCGGGCAGCTTGTCGCCAACCGCGATACCTTTACCACTTGTGGCGGCCGCAAGGTCGATCTGGCCGTCTGGGTCCGCGAAGGCGATCTTGAGCGTACCGACCACGCGATGCGCAGCCTGATCGCATCGATGAAGTGGGACGAGGAAACGTTCGGCCGCGAATACGATCTGGACCAGTTCAACATCGTCGCCGTGTCCGATTTCAACATGGGCGCGATGGAGAACAAGGGGCTGAACATCTTCAACACCCGCTACGTTCTCGCCGATCCGGAAACGGCGACCGACGGCGACTATGACGGTGTCGAAGGCGTGGTCGGCCACGAATACTTCCACAACTGGTCGGGCAACCGTATCACCTGCCGCGACTGGTTCCAGCTGAGCCTCAAGGAAGGCTTCACCGTGCTGCGCGACCAATTGTTCAGCGCCGACATGGGCAGCGAGCCGGTCAAGCGGATCGAAGACGTACGCATCCTGCGCGCCGCGCAGTTCCCGGAAGACAGCGGGCCGCTCGCACACCCGATCCGGCCAGATTCCTATCAGGAAATCAGCAACTTCTACACCGCCACCGTCTATAACAAGGGTGCCGAAGTCATCCGCATGATGAAGACGCTGGCGGGTGACGATGCGTTCCGCAAGGGCACCGATCTCTATTTCGACCGGCACGATGGAGAGGCCGCGACTTGCGAGGATTTCATCAAGTCGATGGAAGACGGCGCGGGTCTGGACCTGACGCAGTTCCGCCGCTGGTACGAACAGGCAGGCACGCCGCGCGTGACGATGCAGTCGGAATTCGACCAGTCGACCGGCACGGTCACGCTGCACTTCACGCAGAAGGTTCCGGCCACCCCCGGCCAGCCCAACAAGCAGCCGGTGCCGATCCCGCTGAAGGTCGCGCTGTTCGACCGTGACAGCGGCACCCATACTGGCGAGAAGCTGCTGGTGCTCGACAAGGCCAGGCAGGACTTCACCTTCGACGGTTTCGCCAAGCCGCCGGTGGTCAGCGTCAATCGCGCCTTCACTGCGCCAATCCAGCTGGATGCAGAGGCGCATGACGACGACCTCGTCTTCCTTGCAGCAAACGACGACGACGCCTTCGCCCGGTACGAGGCGCTGCAACAGCTCGTCACCCGCGAACTGCTGGGCACGATCGAGCATGGCCCCGACGAAAAGCGTCGCGGTGCGATTGCCGAGGCGATGGGCAAGGTTCTGGACGACGACCAGATCGACGACCTGATGCGCGGCGAGCTGATGATGCTGCCCTCCATCGCCTTCCTGCTGGAACTGGCCGCACCCGCCAACCCGGTGGCGCTGCACGAAGCACGCGAGCGGCTGAAGGGCCACATAGGCACCCGCCTGCGCGACAAGCTGATCGCGCTGCACGAACGCGCCAGTGCCGTGCCCTATGGCCTCGACGCCGATGCCCGCGGTGCGCGCAAGGTGAAAACGCAGGCGCTGGTCATGCTGGCCGCCGCCGACCAGAAGGAAGCCGCCGCCCGCGCCGCAGCGCAGTATCGCACCGCTACGAACATGACCGACCGACAGGGCGCGATGATGGTGCTGGCCGGGATCGATTGCCCCGAACGCAGCGAACTGGTGGCCGATTTCCACAAGCGGTTCGAAGGCAATGCCCTTGTCATCGACAAGTGGTTCTCGCTTCAGGCCAATGCACTTGATCCCAAGGTTCTGGACACGGTCGAGGCGCTGGCGAAGCATCCCGACTTCACGATCAAGAACCCGAACCGCGTGCGCAGCCTCTACATGACGATGGCGGGCAATGCCGCCGCGTTCCATGACGAGAGCGGGCGCGGCTATCGCATGATCGCCGATCTCGTCCTCGCGCTCGACCCGATCAACGCGCAGACCGCCGCGCGCTTCATCCCGGCGCTGGGCCGCTGGCGCAAGATAGAGCCGGGTCGTGCCGCGCTGATGCGGGCAGAGCTGGAGCGGATCGCCGCCGCCCCGAACCTGTCGAAAGACACGCGTGAGCAGGTGAGCAAGAGCCTCGACGGCTGA
- a CDS encoding DHA2 family efflux MFS transporter permease subunit, with protein sequence MATAVARNGPQRRDVAAVPVNNPNLLIAGVMLASLIQVLDTTIANVAIPHMQTSLGATSESVTWVLTSYIIAAAVAMPLTGWLANKIGARELFLASVVGFIISSMLCGLSQNLAEMVIFRAMQGVSGAFIAPLSQSFMLDSTPPSKHPQMMSIWGMGVIIGPVIGPVLGGWLTENWDWRFVFYVNLPLGLIALALMYMTLPQRPKETRRFDMFGFIAVAVGLTSMQMMLDRGQHADWFDSLEIWIYAGIMASAVWIAIIHLTTSERPLFPRALFADRNYVIALFFMLLMGLIIFATMALLPPMLQHLFGYSVIDTGMVLMPRGIGVMLMMPLAGYLVRSRVDARLIVATGFAIVCGSLWEMAHWSLAVDTFHIVVSGVLQGLGIGLVFLPLNTIAFATLAPRLRTDGSSLLNLSRSIGSSVGISAVTVMITRNSQISHSDLASQITASDGIGFIDLSSADRFQGMGDTVMAMLNGEITRQASMISYIDVFYAMLWVTAMAVPFLLFMKPSSADTEPAQMGH encoded by the coding sequence ATGGCCACAGCCGTCGCCAGAAACGGGCCGCAGCGGCGCGATGTCGCGGCGGTTCCCGTCAACAATCCGAACCTGCTGATCGCAGGCGTCATGCTGGCGTCGTTGATCCAGGTGCTCGACACCACGATCGCCAACGTCGCCATTCCCCACATGCAGACATCGCTGGGGGCCACGTCGGAATCGGTCACGTGGGTGCTGACCAGCTATATCATCGCCGCTGCCGTGGCGATGCCACTAACCGGGTGGCTGGCCAACAAGATCGGGGCGCGCGAGCTATTTCTGGCGTCGGTGGTCGGCTTCATCATCAGCTCGATGCTCTGCGGATTGTCGCAGAACTTGGCCGAGATGGTGATTTTCCGCGCCATGCAGGGCGTCAGCGGCGCATTCATCGCACCGCTCAGCCAGAGCTTCATGCTCGATTCCACGCCGCCCAGCAAACACCCGCAAATGATGTCGATCTGGGGCATGGGCGTGATCATCGGGCCGGTGATCGGCCCGGTTCTCGGCGGCTGGCTGACCGAAAACTGGGACTGGCGGTTCGTGTTCTATGTGAACCTGCCGCTGGGCCTGATCGCGCTGGCGCTGATGTACATGACCCTGCCTCAACGACCGAAAGAGACGCGGCGGTTCGACATGTTCGGATTCATCGCCGTGGCCGTCGGGCTGACATCCATGCAGATGATGCTGGATCGCGGTCAACATGCCGACTGGTTCGATTCGCTGGAAATCTGGATTTATGCGGGCATTATGGCCTCTGCCGTGTGGATCGCGATCATCCACCTCACCACCAGCGAAAGGCCGCTTTTTCCCAGAGCGCTATTCGCCGATCGCAACTATGTGATCGCCCTGTTTTTCATGCTGCTCATGGGCCTGATCATCTTTGCGACGATGGCCCTGTTGCCGCCGATGCTACAGCACCTGTTCGGCTATTCTGTGATCGACACCGGCATGGTCCTGATGCCGCGCGGGATCGGGGTGATGTTGATGATGCCGCTTGCTGGCTACCTTGTCCGGTCGAGGGTGGATGCCCGCCTGATCGTTGCGACCGGCTTTGCCATCGTCTGTGGCTCGCTATGGGAAATGGCGCACTGGTCGCTGGCGGTAGATACGTTCCACATCGTGGTATCGGGCGTCTTGCAGGGGTTGGGCATCGGGCTGGTCTTTCTTCCGCTCAATACGATTGCCTTCGCCACGCTTGCCCCGCGCCTGCGGACCGACGGGTCCAGCCTGTTGAACCTGTCGCGCTCCATCGGTTCGTCGGTGGGCATCTCGGCGGTGACGGTCATGATCACCCGCAACAGCCAGATCAGCCATTCCGACCTTGCCTCCCAGATCACCGCATCGGACGGGATCGGTTTCATCGACCTATCGTCCGCAGACCGGTTCCAGGGCATGGGCGATACCGTGATGGCGATGCTGAACGGAGAGATCACGCGTCAGGCTTCGATGATTTCCTATATCGACGTGTTCTACGCGATGCTGTGGGTGACAGCGATGGCCGTACCGTTCCTTCTGTTCATGAAGCCGAGCAGCGCCGATACCGAACCGGCGCAGATGGGGCACTGA
- a CDS encoding HlyD family secretion protein, whose translation MIENQKIVADDQEDAAPARKSRLKRHALMALVPLLLLAGGIWYWTSLQGKVSTDNAYLKLDKVAISADVGGRIVDVQVHDGETVEPGALLFRVDPEPYRLRLAEADAAIATAQANVTALSNSTDLSGVDIGAARESIAFAQSTLSRQEALWKRGFTTKADYEAAQHAVEQARESLRQAQARQQEARAKLATGPAVPGQNPQVAAAKAQREEAQLNLTRTEVRAPSGGRVAEADRLQVGQQVMNGLPVLTIVADNAAYVEANFKETELDEIRVGQPADIHFDAYPDLVLRGHVKSIGAGTGSEFSVLPAQNATGNWVKVTQRVPVRIAIDQKSTRPLIAGLSVDVTVYTDGRR comes from the coding sequence ATGATCGAGAACCAGAAAATCGTCGCCGACGATCAGGAAGATGCAGCGCCCGCGCGCAAGTCGCGGCTAAAACGCCATGCCCTGATGGCGTTGGTTCCGCTGCTGCTGCTGGCGGGCGGGATCTGGTACTGGACCAGTCTGCAGGGCAAGGTGTCGACCGACAATGCCTACCTGAAGCTGGACAAGGTCGCGATCAGCGCCGACGTCGGCGGGCGGATCGTCGATGTGCAGGTGCATGACGGTGAGACGGTGGAGCCCGGCGCTTTGCTGTTCCGCGTCGATCCCGAACCCTATCGCCTGCGTCTGGCCGAGGCCGACGCCGCGATTGCGACTGCGCAGGCCAATGTCACCGCGCTCAGCAATTCGACAGACCTTTCGGGCGTAGACATCGGCGCGGCCCGCGAAAGCATCGCTTTCGCCCAGTCGACCCTCTCGCGTCAGGAAGCGCTGTGGAAACGCGGGTTCACCACCAAGGCCGACTACGAGGCCGCGCAGCACGCGGTCGAACAGGCCCGCGAAAGCCTGCGTCAGGCGCAGGCGCGGCAGCAGGAGGCAAGGGCCAAGCTGGCGACCGGCCCCGCCGTTCCCGGCCAGAACCCGCAAGTGGCCGCGGCCAAGGCCCAGCGCGAGGAAGCCCAGCTGAACCTGACCCGCACCGAAGTGCGCGCCCCGTCGGGCGGCCGCGTGGCAGAGGCGGATCGGTTGCAGGTCGGGCAGCAGGTGATGAACGGCCTGCCGGTGCTGACCATCGTCGCCGACAACGCGGCCTATGTAGAGGCGAACTTCAAGGAAACCGAACTGGACGAGATCCGCGTGGGCCAGCCCGCCGACATCCACTTCGATGCCTATCCCGATCTTGTCCTGCGTGGCCACGTCAAGTCGATCGGTGCCGGAACGGGCTCCGAATTCTCGGTCCTGCCCGCGCAGAACGCCACCGGCAACTGGGTGAAAGTGACGCAGCGCGTGCCGGTTCGCATCGCCATCGACCAGAAGAGCACACGCCCACTGATCGCCGGGCTGTCGGTGGACGTCACCGTATATACCGACGGTCGCCGGTAA
- a CDS encoding DMT family transporter, whose product MSDVPTAPVAGRHRLPFSDPRVFAPFILVALIWGSTWLVIKDQISDVPPSWSIAYRFMLACVAMLVLLAVRGEKLRVSRAGIPVVILIGLSQFVLNFHFVYRAELALTSGIVALFFALIMIPNSIFAWFVLRERVSWGFVAGSAVAIVGVSLLLVHEYRAAGVREGVTLGVVLAALATMSASVANITQATDRAHAQPFLPMLALAMIVGTAINVVIALVLDGPPVWDPRPTYLMGIAYLGIVGSVVTFPLYFTLIRHMGAGRAAYVGVATPILAMLLSTMFEGFGWTIITVCGAALAFVGLIIALKARR is encoded by the coding sequence ATGAGCGACGTTCCCACCGCGCCGGTCGCAGGCCGCCATCGCCTGCCGTTCAGCGACCCCCGGGTCTTTGCGCCGTTCATCCTCGTCGCGCTGATCTGGGGGTCGACATGGCTGGTCATCAAGGACCAGATCAGCGACGTTCCGCCCAGTTGGAGCATCGCCTATCGCTTCATGCTGGCCTGTGTCGCGATGCTGGTCCTGCTGGCCGTTAGGGGCGAGAAATTGCGGGTCAGCCGCGCCGGAATACCGGTCGTGATCCTGATTGGATTGTCGCAATTCGTGCTGAACTTCCACTTCGTCTACCGGGCGGAACTGGCGCTGACATCGGGCATCGTCGCGCTGTTCTTCGCGCTGATCATGATCCCGAACTCGATTTTTGCCTGGTTCGTTCTGCGCGAACGGGTTTCTTGGGGTTTTGTCGCCGGATCGGCCGTCGCCATCGTCGGCGTGTCGCTGCTGCTGGTCCACGAATACCGCGCGGCGGGCGTTCGCGAAGGGGTGACGCTGGGCGTCGTGCTGGCGGCGCTGGCCACGATGTCCGCATCGGTTGCCAACATCACGCAGGCGACCGACCGTGCCCATGCGCAGCCGTTCCTGCCGATGCTGGCGCTGGCCATGATCGTCGGCACCGCGATCAACGTCGTTATCGCGCTGGTTCTGGACGGGCCGCCCGTGTGGGACCCACGCCCAACATACCTGATGGGCATCGCCTATCTCGGTATCGTGGGATCGGTCGTGACCTTCCCGCTATATTTCACGCTGATCCGCCACATGGGCGCGGGACGCGCGGCCTATGTCGGAGTGGCGACGCCGATCCTTGCCATGCTGCTGTCCACCATGTTCGAAGGGTTCGGGTGGACGATCATCACGGTCTGCGGCGCGGCGCTAGCCTTCGTCGGTCTGATCATCGCGCTCAAGGCACGCCGCTAA
- a CDS encoding threonine aldolase family protein, producing the protein MLFVSDNTAPVHPQVWDAMRAADAPDAPYDGDALSQRLDAAFSALFDRECAVVWTSTGTAANCLALATLVPPYGGVVCHDDAHIEQDEAGAPEFYTHGAKLMLAHGPHAKLTPENIAAVVDPIRDDVHRVQPCTIAITQATEQGCTYTPGELATLTAYARAKGFSVHMDGARFANAVAHLGCSAAEAGPAHGIDTLTFGMIKNGAMGAEALILFDPAKAAEAKRRHKRAGQLQSKGRFLAAQLLAMLDGDLWLANARAANAAATAIAGAAVHRLLYPCEANEVFVRCTAEERANLRDQGFVFYDWGPDAARFVAAWNTPAEAAQALAKAIASL; encoded by the coding sequence ATGCTTTTCGTTTCCGACAACACCGCCCCCGTTCACCCGCAGGTCTGGGACGCGATGCGCGCCGCCGACGCGCCCGACGCACCCTATGACGGCGACGCGCTCAGCCAGCGGCTAGACGCGGCGTTTTCCGCGCTGTTCGATCGCGAATGCGCGGTGGTGTGGACCAGCACCGGCACGGCGGCAAACTGCCTTGCGCTGGCAACGCTGGTGCCGCCCTATGGCGGAGTGGTCTGCCACGACGACGCGCATATCGAACAGGACGAGGCAGGCGCGCCCGAATTCTATACCCACGGCGCAAAGCTGATGCTGGCCCATGGCCCGCATGCAAAGCTTACGCCCGAAAACATCGCCGCCGTCGTCGATCCGATCCGCGACGACGTGCACCGGGTGCAGCCCTGCACAATCGCGATCACGCAGGCGACAGAGCAAGGGTGCACTTATACGCCAGGCGAGCTGGCCACACTGACCGCCTATGCCCGTGCCAAGGGCTTTAGCGTGCACATGGACGGCGCGCGCTTCGCCAATGCGGTCGCGCATCTTGGCTGCTCTGCGGCAGAGGCCGGTCCTGCGCATGGCATCGACACGCTGACATTCGGGATGATCAAGAACGGCGCGATGGGGGCAGAGGCGCTGATCCTGTTCGACCCCGCCAAGGCCGCCGAGGCCAAGCGTCGCCACAAGCGCGCCGGGCAGTTGCAGTCGAAAGGCCGCTTCCTTGCCGCCCAATTGCTGGCGATGCTGGACGGCGACCTTTGGCTGGCCAACGCCCGCGCCGCCAATGCTGCCGCCACAGCGATCGCGGGCGCGGCGGTGCATCGCCTGCTCTATCCGTGCGAGGCGAACGAGGTTTTCGTACGCTGCACCGCAGAGGAGCGCGCCAACCTGCGCGATCAGGGCTTCGTGTTCTATGACTGGGGTCCGGACGCCGCCCGTTTCGTCGCCGCGTGGAACACGCCTGCCGAGGCGGCACAAGCACTGGCGAAAGCCATCGCATCGTTATGA
- the pyk gene encoding pyruvate kinase — protein MTKFDPRDRKIKILATLGPASRDPDMIARLVKSGADAFRVNMSHGEHEAHAETIAEIRKLEAKIGRPIGILCDLQGPKLRVGKFKDGKAVIPHGRHFTLDRRDEPGDETRVQLPHPELFGLLEKGQRLLVDDGKIRLRVIRAGEDEILCSAEVGGVISDRKGVNVPDAEIPIPALTEKDRRDLAFAVEHKADWIALSFVQRPEDVAEARRLMGGYGALMAKIEKPMAIRHLDAILELSDGIMVARGDLGVELNPEEVPPLQKRIVEQARAAGKPVVVATQMLESMIESPAPTRAEVSDVANAVYDGADAVMLSAETAAGQWPQEAVTIMDRIANQVEKDPGYVRRIRLTGVEPDATTSDALAAACSSIASTLRIAAITVFTASGSSARRVARERPSVPLLVLTPSTTTARRLALLWGVHAVRTKDIGSFEEMIGKGKRMTLRHGMGKAGGRIVVLAGVPFGTPGATNLLHVVNLQGNELDGYEDPSSDD, from the coding sequence GTGACCAAGTTCGATCCGCGCGACCGCAAGATCAAGATTCTCGCCACCCTTGGCCCCGCCAGCCGCGATCCCGACATGATCGCGCGGCTCGTAAAGTCCGGCGCAGATGCGTTCCGCGTTAACATGAGCCACGGCGAGCATGAAGCGCACGCCGAAACCATCGCAGAAATCCGCAAGCTGGAGGCGAAGATCGGACGCCCGATCGGCATCCTGTGCGACCTGCAGGGACCGAAGCTGCGCGTGGGTAAGTTCAAAGACGGCAAGGCGGTTATCCCGCACGGTCGCCACTTCACGCTGGACCGGCGGGACGAGCCTGGGGACGAGACCCGCGTGCAATTGCCGCACCCCGAACTGTTCGGCCTGTTGGAAAAGGGCCAGCGCCTGCTGGTCGACGACGGCAAGATCCGCCTTCGCGTGATCCGCGCCGGTGAAGACGAAATCCTGTGCAGCGCCGAAGTCGGCGGCGTCATCTCGGACCGCAAGGGCGTGAACGTGCCCGATGCGGAAATCCCGATTCCGGCACTGACCGAAAAAGACCGCCGCGATCTGGCATTCGCGGTTGAGCACAAGGCCGACTGGATCGCGCTGTCGTTCGTGCAGCGGCCAGAGGACGTGGCAGAGGCGCGCCGGTTGATGGGCGGATATGGCGCGCTGATGGCCAAGATCGAAAAGCCGATGGCGATCCGGCACCTCGACGCGATCCTTGAACTTTCGGACGGGATCATGGTCGCGCGCGGGGACCTGGGCGTCGAACTGAACCCCGAAGAAGTCCCGCCGCTGCAGAAACGTATCGTCGAACAGGCACGCGCGGCGGGCAAGCCGGTCGTCGTCGCGACGCAGATGCTGGAATCGATGATCGAAAGCCCGGCACCCACACGGGCCGAAGTGTCCGACGTCGCCAACGCGGTCTACGACGGGGCCGATGCGGTCATGCTGAGCGCCGAAACAGCCGCGGGCCAGTGGCCGCAGGAAGCGGTGACGATCATGGACCGCATCGCCAATCAGGTTGAGAAAGACCCCGGCTATGTCCGGCGCATCCGCCTGACCGGGGTAGAGCCTGACGCGACGACATCCGATGCATTGGCCGCCGCCTGCTCCTCCATCGCCAGCACGCTGCGCATTGCGGCGATCACGGTGTTCACTGCATCGGGTAGCAGCGCGCGGCGTGTCGCGCGCGAACGGCCCAGCGTGCCGCTGCTGGTCCTCACACCGTCGACGACGACGGCACGACGGCTCGCCCTGCTGTGGGGCGTGCATGCCGTGCGGACGAAGGACATCGGCAGTTTCGAAGAGATGATCGGCAAGGGCAAGCGCATGACCCTGCGCCATGGCATGGGCAAGGCCGGGGGCCGGATCGTCGTGCTGGCGGGCGTGCCGTTCGGAACGCCGGGCGCGACGAACCTGCTGCATGTCGTGAACCTGCAAGGGAACGAACTGGACGGGTACGAGGATCCGTCTTCGGACGACTGA